Proteins from a genomic interval of Callospermophilus lateralis isolate mCalLat2 chromosome 1, mCalLat2.hap1, whole genome shotgun sequence:
- the Ramp3 gene encoding receptor activity-modifying protein 3 isoform X1 has translation MEKRALRPHLFPLLLLLCGGCARVCGCNETRMLERLPLCGKAFADMMQKVDVWKWCNLSEFIVRIGLWAVVLGSISGQQFHEQIWSPESYRMLFSSHQDARYYESFTNCTEVETNVVGCYWPNPLAQGFITGIHRQFFSNCTVDRTHWEDPPDEVLIPLIVVPVLLTVAMAGLVVWRSKRTDQLL, from the exons GTGGGTGTGCCCGAGTGTGCGGCTGCAATGAGACCCGGATGCTGGAACGGCTGCCTCTGTGTGGGAAGGCCTTCGCAGACATGATGCAAAAGGTGGACGTCTGGAAGTGGTGCAACCTGTCTGAGTTCATAGT cCGCATAGGTTTGTGGGCAGTTGTCCTCGGCAGTATTTCTGGGCAGCAGTTCCATGAACAGATCTGGAGTCCTGAGAGTTACAGAATGTTGTTCTCATCACATCAAGATGCCAG GTACTACGAGAGTTTCACCAACTGCACCGAGGTGGAGACTAATGTTGTGGGCTGTTACTGGCCCAATCCACTGGCCCAGGGCTTCATCACTGGCATCCACCGGCAGTTCTTTTCCAACTGCACAGTGGACAGGACCCACTGGGAAGACCCCCCAGATGAGGTGCTCATCCCACTGATCGTGGTGCCTGTCCTGTTGACTGTGGCCATGGCTGGCCTGGTGGTGTGGCGCAGCAAACGCACTGACCAGCTCCTGTGA